Proteins from a single region of Candidatus Binatia bacterium:
- the xth gene encoding exodeoxyribonuclease III — MQTLTLATWNVNGIRARKSEVAEFLATERPDVLCLQEIKARPEQVPEEIREPREYRAFWHGAGGYSGVALLVRKDAFPSRLEVVVPSFDFETRLLEVRAGDLLFLSAYVPNGGKDFEAKMRFLRTLEDYVRKLRAGGNPVAVCGDLNVTREDRDVHPKERNPQLLGQRPEERAELEKLLAAGLSDVTRTFHPEDERLFTWWAPWRRHRERNIGWRLDYILLDPWLASRARSCTVRREFGSSDHAPVVATLEV; from the coding sequence ATGCAAACCCTGACGCTCGCTACCTGGAACGTGAACGGAATCCGGGCCCGAAAGAGCGAGGTTGCGGAGTTTCTCGCGACCGAACGCCCCGACGTCCTGTGTCTCCAGGAAATCAAGGCGCGGCCCGAGCAGGTGCCCGAAGAAATTCGCGAACCGCGAGAATACCGGGCCTTCTGGCACGGCGCGGGAGGCTACTCCGGCGTCGCGCTGCTCGTGCGGAAAGACGCCTTTCCCTCACGCCTCGAGGTCGTCGTGCCGTCTTTCGATTTCGAAACGCGGCTCCTGGAAGTCCGCGCAGGCGATCTTTTGTTCCTCTCCGCGTACGTGCCCAACGGCGGCAAGGACTTCGAGGCGAAGATGCGCTTTCTACGGACTCTCGAGGACTACGTGCGAAAGCTCCGCGCGGGCGGAAACCCCGTCGCGGTTTGCGGGGACCTGAACGTCACGCGCGAGGACCGCGACGTCCATCCCAAGGAGCGGAATCCGCAGCTTCTCGGCCAGCGACCGGAGGAACGAGCCGAGCTCGAAAAACTTCTCGCCGCGGGGCTCTCGGACGTGACGCGGACTTTCCACCCGGAGGACGAGCGGCTCTTCACCTGGTGGGCGCCCTGGCGACGGCACCGCGAGAGGAACATCGGCTGGCGGCTCGATTACATCCTGCTCGACCCCTGGCTCGCGAGCCGCGCGCGCTCTTGCACCGTGCGGCGCGAGTTCGGTAGTAGCGACCACGCGCCCGTCGTGGCCACCCTGGAGGTGTGA
- the pcaD gene encoding 3-oxoadipate enol-lactonase, with the protein MPYAEARGTKLFYEDVGSGEPTLLFLHGWCCDHTTFAPQLEHFRERHRVVAPDLRGHGRSEKPEGPYTMETLADDVAQLARALGLRQAVVLGHSMGGLVALSLAAREPELVAAVVTLDSPILPPPEVRATLEELARRFRGADFPDAQRSLVSDRLFLPTDEPEIRERVSRIMLSAPQHVAAAAFEGIAAFDHESAVQALRVPWLALFASEPPTDIASLRLRVPHVMVGRTVGAGHFHQLVVPDQVHAMVERFLRVSGLLGRELVRSRGLG; encoded by the coding sequence ATGCCCTACGCCGAGGCCCGAGGCACGAAGCTCTTCTACGAAGACGTCGGGAGCGGAGAACCGACGCTCCTTTTCCTCCACGGCTGGTGTTGCGACCACACGACCTTCGCCCCCCAGCTCGAGCACTTCCGAGAAAGGCACCGCGTCGTCGCTCCCGACCTCCGGGGGCACGGCCGCAGCGAGAAACCCGAAGGACCCTACACGATGGAGACGCTCGCCGACGACGTCGCGCAGCTCGCGCGCGCCCTCGGGCTCCGGCAGGCGGTCGTCCTGGGTCACAGCATGGGCGGGCTCGTCGCTCTCTCGCTCGCCGCTCGCGAGCCCGAGCTTGTCGCGGCGGTCGTGACCCTCGACTCGCCGATCCTCCCGCCTCCGGAAGTTCGCGCCACGCTCGAAGAGCTCGCGCGCCGGTTTCGCGGCGCGGACTTCCCCGATGCGCAGAGGTCGCTCGTGAGCGATCGCCTCTTTCTTCCGACGGACGAACCCGAGATCCGCGAGCGAGTCTCGCGCATCATGCTCTCGGCACCGCAACACGTGGCGGCCGCGGCTTTCGAGGGCATCGCTGCTTTCGACCACGAGTCCGCCGTCCAGGCCCTGCGGGTTCCCTGGCTCGCGCTCTTCGCCTCCGAACCTCCCACGGACATCGCCTCGCTGCGGCTCCGCGTGCCCCACGTCATGGTAGGCCGGACGGTCGGAGCCGGCCACTTCCACCAGCTCGTCGTCCCGGACCAGGTCCACGCCATGGTCGAGCGCTTCCTCCGCGTCTCGGGCCTTCTCGGCCGGGAACTTGTACGTTCCCGGGGACTCGGGTAG